The following coding sequences are from one Streptomyces sp. V3I7 window:
- a CDS encoding SAM-dependent methyltransferase: MTDRDDWGSRLRTDRPHSARVWDYLLGGKNHYPVDSQAGELILKTFPEFAAIARVQRRFLERVVRFLARDAGIRQFLDIGTGLPTTCNTHEVAQGIAPESRIVYVDNDPIVLAHADALLVSAPEGKCAYLDADVRDPQKILTQAAHTLDFDQPVGLMLLNIMGQVSDEEEPERIVAELIDALPRGSYVALSDGTATNDQLQAAVEAYNAQSVNTYHLRSPEHIGSFLRGTRLVEPGLVRSADWRPDPDSAGTPQEQGHAVGAVGLKE, encoded by the coding sequence ATGACTGACCGAGACGACTGGGGCAGCAGACTGCGGACCGATCGACCTCACTCAGCGCGTGTGTGGGACTACCTGCTCGGCGGGAAGAACCACTACCCGGTGGACAGTCAGGCCGGCGAGCTGATCCTCAAGACCTTCCCCGAGTTCGCGGCCATCGCCCGGGTGCAACGGCGCTTCCTGGAGCGAGTGGTGCGGTTCCTGGCGCGCGACGCCGGGATCCGCCAGTTCCTCGACATCGGTACCGGGTTGCCCACCACCTGTAACACCCACGAGGTCGCCCAGGGCATCGCGCCCGAAAGCAGGATCGTGTACGTGGACAACGACCCCATCGTTCTCGCCCACGCCGATGCGCTGTTGGTCAGTGCGCCAGAAGGAAAATGCGCCTACCTCGACGCCGATGTGCGCGATCCGCAGAAGATCCTCACCCAGGCGGCTCACACACTGGACTTCGACCAGCCCGTCGGCCTGATGCTGCTCAACATCATGGGCCAGGTCTCGGACGAGGAGGAGCCCGAGCGGATCGTGGCCGAACTCATCGACGCGCTGCCGCGCGGCAGTTACGTGGCCTTGAGCGACGGCACGGCCACCAACGACCAACTCCAGGCGGCCGTCGAAGCGTACAACGCACAGTCCGTCAACACGTACCACCTGCGCTCACCCGAGCACATCGGGAGCTTTCTGCGGGGGACGCGTCTGGTCGAACCAGGCTTGGTCAGGTCTGCCGACTGGCGCCCGGACCCTGACTCTGCGGGGACCCCGCAGGAGCAAGGGCACGCGGTCGGGGCGGTAGGCCTGAAAGAGTAA
- a CDS encoding NADP-dependent isocitrate dehydrogenase translates to MTDSTIIYTYTDEAPALATHSFLPVVQAYASQAGVAVETRDISLAGRIIAAFPEYLREDQRIADALSELGELAKRPEANIIKLPNISASIPQLKAAVAELQAKGYALPAYPDDPKTDEEREVRARYDKIKGSAVNPVLREGNSDRRAPASVKNYAKNHPHRMGAWSSESRTNVATMGENDFRSTEKSVVIAEDGALKIELVAEDGTTTVLRESVPVLQGEVVDASVLHVAALREFLAAQIARAKEEGVLFSVHLKATMMKVSDPIIFGHVVRAFFPKTFERYGETLAAAGLSANDGLGGILKGLQSLPEGDAIKASFDAELAEGPALAMVDSDKGITNLHVPSDVIVDASMPAMIRTSGHMWGADGEEHDTLAVIPDSSYAGVYQAVIDDCRANGAYDPSTMGTVPNVGLMAQKAEEYGSHDKTFEIATAGTVRLVDQAGNVLIEQPVAEGDIFRACQTKDAPIRDWVKLAVTRARATGDPAVFWLDETRAHDAQLIAKVEQYLPEHDTEGLDIRVLAPVEAAKLSVERIRRGENTISVTGNVLRDYNTDLFPILELGTSAKMLSVVPLMAGGGLFETGAGGSAPKHVQQLVKEDYLRWDSLGEFFALVPSLEQFAKTTGNARAQVLADSLDRATATFLNENKSPTRRVGGIDNRGSHFYLSLYWAQELARQTADAELAKAFAPLAEALAANEQKIVDELIAVQGSPAEIGGYYQPEKAKADAVMRPSATWNDTLASLS, encoded by the coding sequence GTGACTGACTCGACCATCATCTACACCTACACAGACGAGGCCCCGGCCCTGGCAACGCATTCGTTCCTGCCGGTGGTCCAGGCCTACGCCTCGCAGGCCGGTGTCGCCGTGGAGACCCGGGACATCTCGCTGGCCGGCCGCATCATCGCCGCCTTCCCCGAGTACCTGCGGGAGGACCAGCGCATCGCCGACGCCCTCTCCGAGCTGGGCGAGCTGGCCAAGCGGCCCGAGGCCAACATCATCAAGCTGCCGAACATCTCGGCGTCGATCCCGCAGCTGAAGGCCGCCGTGGCCGAGCTCCAGGCCAAGGGCTACGCCCTGCCGGCCTACCCGGACGACCCGAAGACCGACGAGGAGCGCGAGGTCCGCGCCCGCTACGACAAGATCAAGGGTTCCGCCGTGAACCCGGTCCTGCGTGAGGGCAACTCGGACCGCCGTGCCCCCGCCTCGGTCAAGAACTACGCCAAGAACCACCCGCACCGCATGGGGGCCTGGTCCTCCGAGTCCAGGACCAACGTGGCGACCATGGGTGAGAACGACTTCCGCTCCACCGAGAAGTCCGTGGTCATCGCCGAGGACGGCGCGCTGAAGATCGAGCTGGTCGCCGAGGACGGCACCACCACCGTGCTGCGCGAGTCCGTGCCGGTCCTTCAGGGCGAGGTCGTCGACGCCTCCGTGCTGCACGTGGCCGCCCTGCGCGAGTTCCTGGCCGCGCAGATCGCCCGCGCCAAGGAGGAGGGCGTCCTGTTCTCCGTGCACCTGAAGGCCACGATGATGAAGGTCTCCGACCCGATCATCTTCGGTCACGTGGTGCGCGCCTTCTTCCCGAAGACGTTCGAGCGGTACGGCGAGACGCTGGCGGCCGCCGGCCTGTCCGCGAACGACGGTCTCGGCGGCATCCTCAAGGGCCTTCAGTCCCTGCCCGAGGGCGACGCGATCAAGGCGTCCTTCGACGCCGAGCTGGCCGAGGGCCCGGCCCTCGCCATGGTCGACTCCGACAAGGGCATCACCAACCTGCACGTACCGTCCGACGTCATCGTCGACGCCTCGATGCCGGCCATGATCCGCACCTCCGGCCACATGTGGGGCGCGGACGGCGAGGAGCACGACACCCTCGCGGTGATCCCGGACTCGTCGTACGCCGGTGTCTACCAGGCCGTCATCGACGACTGCCGCGCGAACGGCGCCTACGACCCGTCCACCATGGGCACGGTCCCGAACGTCGGCCTGATGGCGCAGAAGGCCGAGGAGTACGGCTCCCACGACAAGACCTTCGAGATCGCCACCGCGGGCACGGTCCGTCTGGTCGACCAGGCCGGCAACGTCCTGATCGAGCAGCCGGTCGCCGAGGGCGACATCTTCCGCGCCTGCCAGACCAAGGACGCCCCGATCCGCGACTGGGTCAAGCTGGCCGTCACCCGCGCCCGCGCCACCGGTGACCCGGCGGTGTTCTGGCTGGACGAGACCCGCGCCCACGACGCGCAGCTGATCGCCAAGGTCGAGCAGTACCTGCCGGAGCACGACACCGAGGGCCTGGACATCCGTGTCCTCGCCCCGGTCGAAGCGGCCAAGCTGTCCGTCGAGCGCATCCGCCGCGGCGAGAACACCATCTCGGTGACCGGCAACGTGCTGCGTGACTACAACACCGACCTGTTCCCGATCCTGGAGCTGGGCACCAGCGCCAAGATGCTGTCGGTCGTCCCGCTCATGGCGGGCGGCGGCCTGTTCGAGACGGGCGCCGGCGGCTCCGCCCCGAAGCACGTCCAGCAGCTGGTCAAGGAGGACTACCTGCGCTGGGACTCCCTGGGTGAGTTCTTCGCCCTGGTGCCGTCCCTGGAGCAGTTCGCGAAGACCACGGGCAACGCCCGCGCGCAGGTCCTCGCCGACAGCCTGGACCGCGCGACGGCGACCTTCCTCAACGAGAACAAGTCGCCGACCCGTCGCGTGGGCGGCATCGACAACCGCGGCAGCCACTTCTACCTGTCCCTGTACTGGGCGCAGGAGCTGGCGCGGCAGACCGCCGACGCCGAGCTCGCCAAGGCCTTCGCCCCGCTCGCCGAGGCGCTCGCCGCGAACGAGCAGAAGATCGTCGACGAGCTGATCGCCGTCCAGGGCTCCCCGGCCGAGATCGGCGGCTACTACCAGCCGGAGAAGGCCAAGGCGGACGCGGTCATGCGCCCGTCGGCCACCTGGAACGACACCCTCGCGTCCCTGAGCTGA
- a CDS encoding Gfo/Idh/MocA family protein, giving the protein MVDALGVAVIGFGWMGRVHTQAYARVPHHYPQLPVRPRLLAVADDVPGRAEEAAARFGFASATRDWREVAADPQVRAVSITAPNFLHREIGVAMAEAGKHIWIEKPVGLTADDARVVADAVAKAGVQGTVGFNYRNAPAVEAARELIASGELGSVTHVRIRLFSDYAAHPDGALTWRYERERGGSGVLGDLASHGADLARFLLGDIVSLVADTAVFVPERARPTGSTAGHARAPGGERGPVENEDYVNCLLRFASGARGVLEACRVSVGEQNNYGFEVHGTRGAVFWDFRRMNELAVSRGTTYQDQPVSTVYVGLGDGEFGAFQPGAANAMGYDDLKVIEAARFLRSIAEATPYGTTLADAVHSAAVLDAMARSSESGTWVKVPSS; this is encoded by the coding sequence ATGGTGGATGCGCTCGGGGTCGCCGTCATCGGGTTCGGCTGGATGGGGCGGGTGCACACGCAGGCGTACGCCCGTGTCCCGCACCACTATCCGCAGCTGCCCGTACGGCCGCGGCTGCTGGCGGTCGCCGACGACGTACCGGGGCGGGCGGAGGAGGCCGCGGCGCGGTTCGGGTTCGCCTCGGCCACCCGTGACTGGCGCGAGGTGGCCGCCGATCCTCAGGTCCGGGCGGTGAGCATCACCGCGCCGAACTTCCTGCACCGCGAGATCGGCGTCGCGATGGCCGAGGCCGGCAAGCACATCTGGATCGAGAAACCGGTCGGGCTGACGGCCGACGACGCGCGCGTGGTCGCGGACGCGGTCGCCAAGGCGGGCGTCCAGGGCACCGTCGGCTTCAACTACCGCAACGCGCCCGCCGTGGAGGCGGCCCGTGAGCTGATCGCCTCCGGCGAGCTCGGCTCCGTCACCCACGTCCGGATCCGGCTGTTCAGTGACTACGCGGCCCACCCCGACGGCGCGCTGACCTGGCGGTACGAGCGTGAGCGCGGCGGCAGCGGGGTGCTCGGCGACCTCGCCTCGCACGGCGCCGACCTGGCCCGCTTCCTGCTCGGCGACATCGTCTCCCTGGTCGCCGACACGGCGGTGTTCGTTCCCGAGCGGGCGCGTCCGACGGGCAGCACTGCGGGCCATGCACGCGCCCCGGGCGGCGAGCGCGGCCCGGTCGAGAACGAGGACTACGTCAACTGTCTGCTGCGGTTCGCCTCCGGCGCCCGCGGTGTCCTGGAGGCCTGCCGGGTCTCGGTCGGCGAGCAGAACAACTACGGCTTCGAGGTGCACGGCACCAGGGGCGCGGTGTTCTGGGACTTCCGCAGGATGAACGAGCTCGCGGTCAGCCGCGGCACCACCTACCAGGACCAGCCGGTCAGCACGGTGTATGTCGGGCTGGGGGACGGCGAGTTCGGCGCGTTCCAGCCTGGCGCGGCCAACGCCATGGGCTACGACGACCTCAAGGTCATCGAGGCCGCCCGCTTCCTGCGCTCGATCGCCGAGGCGACCCCGTACGGCACCACCCTCGCCGACGCCGTGCACAGTGCCGCCGTACTGGACGCGATGGCGCGGTCCAGCGAGAGCGGCACATGGGTCAAGGTGCCTTCCTCGTAA
- a CDS encoding FGGY family carbohydrate kinase translates to MTGAVLAVDQGTSGTKALVVCPERGVLGVGFAPVRPRQLSGGRAEVDPFELYDSVVDAGRQALAGADEPVVAMGLANQGETVLAWDPDTGRPLTDALVWHDRRAESVCADLTEHADELRQLTGLPLDPYFAAPKMAWIRGHLTREGVVTTSDAWLIHRLTGGFVTDAATAGRTQLLDLDSATWSARALDLYGLSDERLPDVVDTAGPVGTTTAFGPEHPEIPLTGLVVDQQGALLAHRITGPGGVKCTYGTGAFLLAHTGDTPRRGPSGLVGCVAWRLDGRTSYCLDGQVYTAASAVRWLTELGVINGAADLDRVGGAVPDAGGVTFVPALAGLAAPWWRGDLRGSLTGLGLDTTPGHVVRALCEGLAAQVVALCETAATDLGVPLTALRVDGGLTRSSLLMQTQADLLQRPVEVSALPEATSLGVGALARLGADTTLSVEDVLPDGRPAAVYEPRIGADEAAERLGRFRAAVTTLLAS, encoded by the coding sequence ATGACAGGTGCGGTGCTCGCCGTGGACCAGGGCACATCCGGCACCAAGGCCCTGGTCGTCTGTCCCGAACGCGGCGTCCTGGGTGTGGGATTCGCTCCGGTACGCCCCCGCCAACTGTCCGGCGGGCGGGCCGAGGTCGACCCCTTCGAGCTGTACGACTCCGTCGTGGACGCCGGGCGGCAGGCTCTGGCCGGGGCGGACGAGCCCGTCGTGGCGATGGGGCTCGCCAACCAGGGCGAGACGGTCCTCGCCTGGGACCCGGACACGGGCCGCCCGCTCACCGACGCACTCGTCTGGCACGACCGGCGCGCGGAGAGCGTCTGCGCCGACCTCACCGAACACGCGGATGAATTACGGCAGTTGACCGGACTGCCCCTCGACCCCTACTTCGCCGCCCCCAAGATGGCGTGGATCCGCGGCCATCTCACCCGCGAGGGGGTGGTCACCACCTCGGACGCCTGGCTGATCCACCGGCTCACCGGGGGGTTCGTCACCGACGCCGCCACCGCCGGCCGTACGCAACTACTGGACCTCGACAGCGCGACCTGGTCCGCACGCGCCCTCGACCTGTACGGGCTGTCCGACGAACGGCTCCCGGACGTCGTCGACACCGCGGGTCCCGTCGGCACGACCACCGCCTTCGGCCCCGAGCACCCCGAGATCCCGCTCACCGGCCTGGTCGTCGACCAGCAGGGCGCCCTGCTCGCCCACCGCATCACCGGACCCGGAGGCGTCAAGTGCACCTACGGAACAGGCGCGTTCCTGCTCGCGCACACCGGTGACACGCCCCGGCGCGGTCCGTCCGGGCTGGTCGGCTGTGTCGCCTGGCGGCTCGACGGACGGACCAGCTACTGCCTCGACGGGCAGGTCTACACGGCGGCCTCGGCCGTCCGCTGGCTCACCGAGCTCGGCGTCATCAACGGGGCCGCCGACCTCGACCGCGTGGGCGGGGCCGTACCCGACGCCGGAGGCGTGACCTTCGTGCCGGCGCTGGCCGGGCTCGCCGCCCCCTGGTGGCGCGGCGACCTGCGCGGCTCGCTCACCGGCCTCGGCCTCGACACCACCCCCGGGCACGTGGTGCGCGCCCTGTGCGAGGGCCTCGCCGCCCAGGTCGTCGCCCTCTGCGAGACCGCAGCCACCGACCTCGGTGTGCCCTTGACCGCGCTGCGCGTCGACGGCGGCCTCACCCGCTCGTCCCTGCTCATGCAGACCCAGGCCGACCTGCTGCAACGCCCCGTCGAGGTGTCCGCGCTCCCTGAGGCGACCTCGCTCGGCGTCGGCGCCCTGGCCCGGCTCGGCGCCGACACGACGCTCAGCGTCGAGGACGTGCTGCCGGACGGCAGACCGGCCGCCGTGTACGAGCCGCGCATCGGCGCCGACGAGGCCGCCGAACGCCTCGGCCGCTTCCGCGCCGCCGTCACCACCCTGCTCGCCTCATGA
- a CDS encoding N-formylglutamate amidohydrolase yields MTPAAPPSFELLPGAEDSPVILHVPHSAREIPPSVRSDIMLDDVALERELDHITDAHTAEIAEAAAQLARVTPWQFVNRLSRLVVDPERFPDEREEMLTAGMGAVYTRTTHGAPLRPEHTDPEPLLAGYFRPYARAMTEAVRDRLAATGRAIVVDVHSYPAEPLPYELHGTGPRPPVCIGTDAFHTPDALTKLAREAFAGCGETGLDSPFGGAYVPLEFHGREPRVGALMVEIRRDTYMTEPGGPAGPGLSRLATALATLVDGAGAHPPASSL; encoded by the coding sequence ATGACCCCTGCCGCGCCGCCCTCCTTCGAACTCCTGCCCGGCGCCGAGGACTCCCCCGTGATCCTCCATGTGCCGCACTCCGCACGGGAGATACCGCCCTCCGTGCGGTCGGACATCATGCTGGACGACGTAGCGCTGGAGCGGGAGCTGGACCACATCACCGACGCCCACACGGCGGAAATCGCCGAGGCTGCGGCCCAGTTGGCGAGGGTCACGCCCTGGCAGTTCGTCAACCGGCTGTCGCGGCTGGTCGTCGATCCGGAACGGTTTCCGGACGAGCGGGAGGAGATGCTGACGGCCGGCATGGGCGCCGTGTACACGCGTACCACGCACGGCGCCCCGCTGCGCCCCGAACACACCGACCCCGAACCGCTCCTCGCCGGCTACTTCCGGCCGTACGCGCGGGCGATGACGGAGGCGGTACGCGACCGGCTCGCCGCCACCGGACGGGCCATCGTCGTCGACGTCCACTCCTACCCGGCCGAACCGCTCCCCTACGAACTGCACGGCACCGGCCCGCGCCCACCCGTCTGCATCGGCACCGACGCCTTCCACACGCCCGACGCGCTGACGAAGCTGGCCCGCGAGGCGTTCGCCGGGTGCGGGGAGACGGGGCTCGACAGTCCCTTCGGCGGGGCGTACGTCCCGCTGGAGTTCCACGGGAGGGAGCCGCGTGTCGGCGCGCTCATGGTGGAGATCCGCCGGGACACCTACATGACCGAGCCCGGCGGCCCGGCGGGCCCCGGACTGTCCCGCCTGGCGACCGCCCTGGCCACCCTCGTCGACGGCGCCGGCGCCCACCCTCCGGCCTCATCTCTCTAG
- a CDS encoding amino acid permease — translation MSPVSEPSPPHPDEEERLRELGYRPELARRMGGFGNFAISFSVISILSGCMTLYGFGLGAGGPAVMLWGWAGVGLFVLCVGLALAEVTSAYPTSGALYYMADRLGGRRWGWYTGWLNLLGLLGAIAGIDYGAALFTGAFANLRWGFEPTPGRTMLIFVAILLLHAVLNLFGVRLVSLLNSVSVWWHLAGVALIVGALAILPDHHRSPSFVFTTFVNDTGWSSPLYVTAIGLLLAQYTFSGYDASAHLSEETAGASVQAARGIVRSIWVSWIAGFVLLAGLTFAIQDYDATRASATGVPPAQILLDALGTNGACALLLVVIVAQLFCGNAEVAAASRMVFAFSRDNALPGSALWRRVSARTRTPVAAVWLSVVVAGLLALPSLYSATAYGAVTAINVIGITPAYAIPVLLRLRAGSRFRPGPWSLGRWSRPVGWIAVVWVTGVTVLFCLPQSSPVTVDTMNYASVALVVVLVLASVWWYVARRTYATPATAADGTGHDAAQLTDDIA, via the coding sequence ATGTCCCCCGTCTCCGAACCCTCACCACCGCACCCCGATGAGGAAGAGCGGCTCCGGGAGCTCGGCTACCGCCCCGAACTCGCCCGCCGCATGGGCGGTTTCGGAAACTTCGCGATCAGCTTCTCGGTGATCTCGATCCTGTCCGGCTGCATGACCCTGTACGGCTTCGGCTTGGGCGCCGGCGGGCCCGCCGTGATGCTGTGGGGCTGGGCGGGCGTCGGTCTGTTCGTGCTGTGCGTGGGGCTCGCGCTCGCCGAGGTCACCAGCGCGTATCCGACGTCGGGCGCGCTCTACTACATGGCGGACCGGCTCGGCGGCCGCCGCTGGGGCTGGTACACGGGCTGGCTGAACCTGCTGGGCCTGCTCGGCGCGATCGCCGGGATCGACTACGGCGCCGCGCTGTTCACGGGCGCCTTCGCCAACCTCCGGTGGGGCTTCGAGCCGACTCCCGGCCGCACGATGCTGATCTTCGTCGCGATCCTGCTCCTGCACGCCGTGCTGAACCTGTTCGGCGTCCGCCTGGTCAGCCTGCTCAACTCCGTCTCGGTCTGGTGGCATCTGGCCGGTGTCGCCCTCATCGTCGGTGCGCTGGCGATCTTGCCCGACCACCACCGCTCCCCGTCCTTCGTGTTCACGACGTTCGTCAACGACACCGGCTGGTCCAGCCCCTTGTACGTGACGGCGATCGGCCTGCTGCTCGCGCAGTACACGTTCTCCGGTTACGACGCCTCCGCGCATCTGTCGGAGGAGACCGCCGGGGCCTCCGTCCAGGCGGCGCGCGGCATCGTGCGCTCCATCTGGGTCTCCTGGATCGCGGGCTTCGTGCTGCTGGCCGGGCTGACCTTCGCCATCCAGGACTACGACGCCACCCGCGCGAGCGCCACGGGGGTGCCGCCCGCGCAGATTCTGCTCGACGCGCTCGGCACGAACGGGGCCTGCGCCCTGCTGCTCGTCGTGATCGTCGCCCAGTTGTTCTGCGGCAACGCCGAAGTGGCCGCCGCCAGCCGCATGGTGTTCGCGTTCAGCCGGGACAACGCGCTGCCCGGCTCGGCGCTCTGGCGCCGGGTGAGCGCCCGTACGCGCACGCCTGTCGCGGCGGTGTGGCTGTCGGTGGTGGTCGCCGGGCTGCTTGCGCTGCCGTCGCTGTACTCGGCGACGGCGTACGGCGCGGTCACCGCCATCAACGTCATCGGCATCACGCCCGCGTACGCCATCCCGGTGCTGCTGCGCCTGCGCGCCGGTAGCCGCTTCCGGCCGGGTCCGTGGAGCCTGGGCCGGTGGAGCAGGCCGGTCGGGTGGATCGCGGTCGTGTGGGTGACGGGAGTCACGGTGCTGTTCTGTCTGCCGCAGTCCTCACCGGTCACCGTCGACACGATGAACTACGCCTCGGTGGCCCTCGTCGTCGTACTGGTCCTGGCCAGCGTGTGGTGGTACGTCGCCCGCCGGACGTACGCGACGCCCGCCACGGCTGCCGACGGCACCGGCCACGACGCGGCCCAACTCACCGACGACATCGCCTGA
- a CDS encoding mechanosensitive ion channel family protein — translation MNRDVTLHDLVLAGIALAAGLVVAFLSRGLLRWLAKHAKRTRWSGDDVMVDALRSIVPWGAIAAGLAGAGVALPLTRTVQHHVNQILTVWLIIVITVSAARVVTGLMRTITQSRSGVAGGATIFVNITRVLVLAIGFLVVLQTLGISIAPLLTALGVGGLAVALALQDTLANLFAGIHILASKTVQPGDYIQLSSGEEGYVVDINWRQTTVRQLSNNLVVIPNGELAKSNMTNYTRPEQKLTILLQVGVSYDSDLDHVERVTTEVITETMKEITGALPDHEAAIRFHTFGDSRIGFTVILGVGEFSDQFRIKHEFIKRLHRRYRDEGIRIPSPVRTVALQQGNVVIPQQRTAEREPGEADSVRLD, via the coding sequence ATGAACCGCGACGTGACCCTGCACGATCTCGTCCTCGCCGGCATCGCCCTGGCCGCCGGCCTGGTGGTGGCGTTCCTGTCGCGCGGGCTGCTGCGCTGGCTGGCCAAGCACGCCAAGCGCACCCGCTGGAGCGGCGACGACGTCATGGTGGACGCCCTGCGCTCGATCGTGCCGTGGGGTGCCATAGCGGCCGGCCTGGCGGGCGCGGGCGTGGCGCTGCCGCTGACGCGGACGGTCCAGCACCACGTCAACCAGATCCTGACCGTGTGGCTCATCATCGTGATCACGGTCTCCGCGGCCCGGGTGGTCACGGGCCTGATGCGGACGATCACGCAGTCCCGCTCCGGGGTCGCCGGCGGAGCCACGATCTTCGTCAACATCACCCGGGTACTGGTCCTGGCCATCGGTTTCCTGGTGGTGCTCCAGACGCTGGGCATCTCGATCGCACCCCTGCTGACCGCCCTCGGCGTCGGCGGCCTGGCCGTCGCGCTCGCCCTCCAGGACACGCTCGCCAACCTCTTCGCGGGCATCCACATCCTCGCCTCCAAGACCGTCCAGCCCGGCGACTACATCCAGCTGAGCAGCGGCGAGGAGGGCTATGTCGTGGACATCAACTGGCGCCAGACCACGGTCCGCCAGCTCTCCAACAACCTGGTGGTCATCCCCAACGGGGAGCTCGCGAAGTCGAACATGACCAACTACACCCGGCCCGAGCAGAAGCTCACGATCCTGCTCCAGGTCGGGGTGAGCTACGACAGTGACCTGGACCACGTCGAGCGCGTGACCACCGAGGTGATCACCGAGACCATGAAGGAGATCACCGGCGCCCTCCCCGACCACGAGGCGGCCATCCGCTTCCACACCTTCGGCGACTCGCGCATCGGTTTCACGGTCATCCTGGGCGTCGGCGAGTTCAGCGACCAGTTCCGGATCAAGCACGAGTTCATCAAGCGCCTGCACCGCCGCTACCGCGACGAGGGCATCCGCATCCCCTCGCCCGTCCGCACGGTGGCCCTCCAGCAGGGCAACGTCGTGATCCCGCAGCAGCGCACCGCCGAGCGCGAACCGGGCGAGGCGGACTCCGTCCGGCTCGACTGA
- a CDS encoding FAD-dependent oxidoreductase, with amino-acid sequence MTVTARGALPSTPYDVTVVGAGVVGCAIARELARHPRLRVALVEAQDDVGQGTSKANTAILHTGFDATPGSLEARLVREGSRRLAAFAAESGIPVEPVGALLVAWDEEQRAALPRLAEKAERNGYRAAQLLDAAQLYAREPHLGAGALGALHVPGESIICPWTTTLAYATQAVLHGVDLHLNSAVQQVNRPEGAHLLTTDRGTLRTRCLINAAGLHADTLDRDLGHHDFTVTPRRGQLLVFDKFARSLVRHILLPVPTALGKGVLVTPTVYGNVLLGPTAEDLDDKRATASTADGVALLREKGRRILPALLDEEVTAVYAGLRAATEHDDYRITAHPSQAYVTVGGIRSTGLTASLAIAAHVTELLADTGLALGPERELEPVRMPNLGEAFPRPYQLAELIDADPEYGTLVCHCERVSRGEIRDALAAVIPPNSLDGLRRRTRARSGRCQGFHCGAAVRALFEEGQR; translated from the coding sequence ATGACGGTCACCGCCCGCGGGGCGCTGCCCTCGACGCCGTACGACGTGACCGTCGTCGGCGCCGGCGTCGTCGGCTGCGCGATCGCCCGCGAACTGGCCCGCCACCCGCGGCTGCGCGTCGCGCTCGTCGAGGCCCAGGACGACGTCGGCCAGGGCACGTCGAAGGCCAACACCGCCATCCTGCACACCGGTTTCGACGCCACGCCCGGCTCCCTGGAGGCCCGGCTGGTCCGGGAGGGCTCCCGCCGGCTCGCCGCGTTCGCGGCCGAGTCCGGCATCCCCGTCGAACCGGTCGGCGCGCTGCTCGTGGCCTGGGACGAGGAGCAACGCGCCGCGCTGCCCCGCCTGGCCGAGAAGGCCGAGCGCAACGGGTACCGCGCGGCCCAACTCCTCGACGCCGCTCAGCTCTACGCACGCGAACCGCACCTCGGCGCCGGTGCGCTGGGCGCCCTCCACGTGCCCGGCGAGAGCATCATCTGCCCGTGGACGACGACCCTGGCGTACGCGACGCAGGCGGTCCTCCATGGCGTGGACCTGCACCTCAACTCGGCGGTACAGCAGGTGAATCGGCCGGAAGGCGCCCACCTGCTCACCACCGATCGGGGCACCCTGCGCACCCGCTGCCTGATCAACGCGGCGGGACTGCACGCCGACACCCTCGACCGCGACCTGGGCCACCACGACTTCACGGTCACCCCGCGCCGCGGACAGCTCCTCGTCTTCGACAAGTTCGCCCGCTCGCTGGTTCGCCACATCCTGCTGCCCGTCCCGACGGCCCTCGGCAAGGGCGTCCTGGTCACCCCGACCGTGTACGGCAACGTCCTGCTCGGCCCCACCGCCGAGGACCTCGACGACAAGCGGGCCACCGCTTCCACGGCCGACGGCGTGGCCCTGCTGCGCGAGAAGGGCCGCCGCATCCTGCCAGCGCTGCTCGACGAGGAGGTCACCGCCGTCTACGCCGGGCTGCGCGCGGCCACCGAGCACGACGACTACCGCATCACGGCCCACCCCAGCCAGGCGTACGTCACCGTCGGCGGCATCCGCTCCACCGGCCTGACCGCGTCCCTGGCCATCGCCGCGCACGTGACCGAGCTGCTGGCGGACACCGGCCTCGCTCTCGGCCCCGAGCGGGAGCTGGAGCCGGTGCGGATGCCCAACCTCGGCGAGGCCTTCCCGCGCCCGTACCAGCTCGCCGAACTCATCGACGCCGACCCGGAGTACGGCACGCTGGTCTGCCACTGCGAGCGGGTGTCCCGCGGCGAGATCCGCGACGCCCTGGCCGCGGTGATCCCGCCGAACAGCCTCGACGGACTGCGCCGCCGGACGCGGGCCAGGTCAGGCCGATGCCAGGGATTCCACTGCGGCGCTGCGGTGCGGGCGTTGTTCGAGGAGGGCCAGCGGTGA